The following are encoded in a window of Amaranthus tricolor cultivar Red isolate AtriRed21 chromosome 2, ASM2621246v1, whole genome shotgun sequence genomic DNA:
- the LOC130804135 gene encoding endo-1,3;1,4-beta-D-glucanase-like isoform X3: protein MIIHSIYLIFVVAGYEAPKLRKLADKVAAAGYYVVVPDVLHGDPYNPENKDRPLQVWLKDHEAAKAFEEVKPIVDTLKHKGMHKIGAAGFCWGGKVVALLAQNDEYIQAGVLLHPSAVTEDDIEGVKVPLAILGAENDSVTPPKLVKKFEKILQSKPEVYSFVKIFCGVAHGWTIRYDENDAFAVKAAEEAHQDMLAWFKKYIK from the exons ATGATTATTCATTCTATCTATTTGATATTTGTGGTTGCAGGTTATGAAGCTCCAAAGTTAAG GAAACTGGCAGACAAAGTCGCTGCTGCTGGCTACTATGTCGTTGTTCCTGATGTACTACATGGAGATCCCTACAATCCTGAAAATAAAGATAGGCCACTTCAAGTTTGGTTAAAAGACCATGAAGCT GCCAAAGCATTTGAAGAGGTGAAACCAATAGTTGATACTTTGAAGCATAAAGGAATGCATAAAATTGGAGCAGCTGGTTTTTGTTGGGGAG GCAAAGTAGTAGCACTACTAGCACAAAATGATGAATATATACAAGCAGGAGTTTTGCTACATCCTTCAGCTGTTACCGAAGATGATATCGAAG GTGTGAAGGTACCACTTGCGATTCTTGGAGCTGAGAATGACAGCGTAACTCCACCTAAACTCGTGAAGAAGTTCGAGAAAATCTTGCAATCTAAGCCCGAG GTCTATTCGTTTGTGAAGATATTTTGTGGAGTTGCTCATGGATGGACTATCAGATATGATGAGAACGATGCTTTTGCTGTGAAAGCAGCAGAGGAGGCTCACCAGGATATGTTGGCATGGTTTAAGAAGTACATTAAGTAA
- the LOC130805470 gene encoding endo-1,3;1,4-beta-D-glucanase-like encodes MAGTQCCENPPALDSTSGVGHVEEIGGLKSYVSAISSSSIAVILISDMFGYEAPKLRKLADKVAAAGYYAVVPDFFHGDPYNPEDKNRPIQVWIKDHGPVSLCSYSLLVKKISCETDLFMRTKEDPSVIHLETQKAHTKHYLKRKSNITAKFLYIGLKVPVVILGGENDQISPPELLKKFSEILRSKPEVDSFVKIFPAVAHGWAMRYDENDVVAVKAAEEAHQDMLAWFNKYIKMLVRDE; translated from the exons ATGGCTGGAACTCAATGCTGCGAGAATCCTCCTGCTTTGGATTCAACCAGTGGCGTTGGCCATGTCGAAGAAATTGGTGGTCTCAAATCTTATGTATCCGCCATTTCTAGTTCCAGCATTGCTGTTATTCTCATCTCTGATATGTTCG GTTATGAAGCTCCAAAGTTAAG AAAGCTGGCAGATAAAGTTGCTGCTGCTGGCTACTATGCTGTTGTCCCTGATTTTTTCCATGGAGATCCCTACAATCCTGAGGATAAGAATAGACCAATACAAGTTTGGATAAAAGACCATGGACCTGTAAGTTTGTGCTCATACTCCTTGTTGGTCAAA AAAATCTCTTGTGAGACCGATCTATTCATGCGAACAAAAGAAGATCCCAGTGTGATACACCTAG AAACCCAAAAAGCTCATACCAAGCACTACTTAAAGAGGAAAAGTAATATAACGGCCAAGTTTCTTTACATCG GTCTGAAAGTACCAGTTGTCATTCTTGGGGGCGAGAATGACCAAATATCTCCTCCTGAACTTTTGAAGAAGTTTTCTGAGATCTTGAGATCTAAGCCCGAG GTCGATTCGTTTGTGAAGATATTTCCTGCAGTTGCCCATGGATGGGCTATGCGATATGACGAGAACGATGTCGTGGCTGTAAAAGCAGCAGAGGAAGCTCACCAGGATATGTTGGCATGGTTTAACAAATACATTAAGATGTTAGTGAGGGATGAATAG
- the LOC130804135 gene encoding endo-1,3;1,4-beta-D-glucanase-like isoform X2, translating to MVGSGNQCSHNYPPALNASSGVGNGHAQVIGGLNSYVSSFSSSLFAIILISDVFGYEAPKLRKLADKVAAAGYYVVVPDVLHGDPYNPENKDRPLQVWLKDHEAAKAFEEVKPIVDTLKHKGMHKIGAAGFCWGGKVVALLAQNDEYIQAGVLLHPSAVTEDDIEGVKVPLAILGAENDSVTPPKLVKKFEKILQSKPEVYSFVKIFCGVAHGWTIRYDENDAFAVKAAEEAHQDMLAWFKKYIK from the exons atggtaggaAGTGGTAATCAATGCAGCCACAATTACCCTCCTGCTTTAAATGCAAGCAGCGGTGTTGGAAATGGGCATGCTCAAGTAATTGGTGGTTTGAATAGCTATGtttcctccttttcttcttccctttttgCCATTATCCTCATCTCTGATGTTTTCg GTTATGAAGCTCCAAAGTTAAG GAAACTGGCAGACAAAGTCGCTGCTGCTGGCTACTATGTCGTTGTTCCTGATGTACTACATGGAGATCCCTACAATCCTGAAAATAAAGATAGGCCACTTCAAGTTTGGTTAAAAGACCATGAAGCT GCCAAAGCATTTGAAGAGGTGAAACCAATAGTTGATACTTTGAAGCATAAAGGAATGCATAAAATTGGAGCAGCTGGTTTTTGTTGGGGAG GCAAAGTAGTAGCACTACTAGCACAAAATGATGAATATATACAAGCAGGAGTTTTGCTACATCCTTCAGCTGTTACCGAAGATGATATCGAAG GTGTGAAGGTACCACTTGCGATTCTTGGAGCTGAGAATGACAGCGTAACTCCACCTAAACTCGTGAAGAAGTTCGAGAAAATCTTGCAATCTAAGCCCGAG GTCTATTCGTTTGTGAAGATATTTTGTGGAGTTGCTCATGGATGGACTATCAGATATGATGAGAACGATGCTTTTGCTGTGAAAGCAGCAGAGGAGGCTCACCAGGATATGTTGGCATGGTTTAAGAAGTACATTAAGTAA
- the LOC130804156 gene encoding NAD(P)H-quinone oxidoreductase subunit 2 A, chloroplastic yields the protein MIDSTSNQKDIPWLYFISSTSLVMSITALLFRWREEPMISFSGNFQTNNFNEIFQFLILLCSTLCIPLSVEYIECTEMALTEFLLFILTATLGGMFLCGANDLITIFVAPECFSLCSYLLSGYTKKDVRSNEATMKYLLMGGASSSILVHGFSWLYGSSGGEIELQEIVNGLINTQMYNSPGI from the coding sequence atgatcGATTCAACCTCTAATCAAAAAGATATACCTTGGTTATATTTCATCTCTTCAACAAGTTTAGTAATGAGCATAACAGCCCTGTTGTTCCGATGGAGAGAAGAACCTATGATTAGCTTTTCGGGAAATTTCCAAACGAACAATTTCAACGAAATctttcaatttcttattttactaTGTTCAACTCTATGTATTCCTCTATCCGTAGAGTACATTGAATGTACCGAAATGGCTCTAACAGAGTTTCTGTTATTCATATTAACAGCTACTCTAGGAGGAATGTTTTTATGCGGTGCTAACGATTTAATAACTATCTTTGTAGCTCCAGAATGTTTCAGTTTATGCTCCTACCTATTATCTGGATATACCAAGAAAGATGTACGGTCTAATGAGGCTACTATGAAATATTTACTCATGGGTGGGGCAAGCTCTTCTATTCTGGTTCATGGTTTCTCTTGGCTATATGGTTCATCCGGTGGAGAGATCGAGCTTCAAGAAATAGTGAATGGTCTTATCAATACACAAATGTATAACTCCCCGGGAATTTAA
- the LOC130804135 gene encoding endo-1,3;1,4-beta-D-glucanase-like isoform X1, with translation MVGSGNQCSHNYPPALNASSGVGNGHAQVIGGLNSYVSSFSSSLFAIILISDVFGWMIIHSIYLIFVVAGYEAPKLRKLADKVAAAGYYVVVPDVLHGDPYNPENKDRPLQVWLKDHEAAKAFEEVKPIVDTLKHKGMHKIGAAGFCWGGKVVALLAQNDEYIQAGVLLHPSAVTEDDIEGVKVPLAILGAENDSVTPPKLVKKFEKILQSKPEVYSFVKIFCGVAHGWTIRYDENDAFAVKAAEEAHQDMLAWFKKYIK, from the exons atggtaggaAGTGGTAATCAATGCAGCCACAATTACCCTCCTGCTTTAAATGCAAGCAGCGGTGTTGGAAATGGGCATGCTCAAGTAATTGGTGGTTTGAATAGCTATGtttcctccttttcttcttccctttttgCCATTATCCTCATCTCTGATGTTTTCg GATGGATGATTATTCATTCTATCTATTTGATATTTGTGGTTGCAGGTTATGAAGCTCCAAAGTTAAG GAAACTGGCAGACAAAGTCGCTGCTGCTGGCTACTATGTCGTTGTTCCTGATGTACTACATGGAGATCCCTACAATCCTGAAAATAAAGATAGGCCACTTCAAGTTTGGTTAAAAGACCATGAAGCT GCCAAAGCATTTGAAGAGGTGAAACCAATAGTTGATACTTTGAAGCATAAAGGAATGCATAAAATTGGAGCAGCTGGTTTTTGTTGGGGAG GCAAAGTAGTAGCACTACTAGCACAAAATGATGAATATATACAAGCAGGAGTTTTGCTACATCCTTCAGCTGTTACCGAAGATGATATCGAAG GTGTGAAGGTACCACTTGCGATTCTTGGAGCTGAGAATGACAGCGTAACTCCACCTAAACTCGTGAAGAAGTTCGAGAAAATCTTGCAATCTAAGCCCGAG GTCTATTCGTTTGTGAAGATATTTTGTGGAGTTGCTCATGGATGGACTATCAGATATGATGAGAACGATGCTTTTGCTGTGAAAGCAGCAGAGGAGGCTCACCAGGATATGTTGGCATGGTTTAAGAAGTACATTAAGTAA